A genomic window from Polaribacter gangjinensis includes:
- a CDS encoding MFS transporter has translation MDTKPRLSFWQIFNMNVGFLGIQFSFGLQQTAINPIFSFLGAHPEDLPLLNLAGPVTGLIIQPIIGAISDKTWSPRFGRRKPFFLIGALLGSLCLFAFPYSPTLWFAVGLLWILDVGNNMAMEPYRAFVGDKLPNNQLSFGYQMQSLFVGAGIVLANASIFIFQDWFSTPNTIDDSLNTIPTWLYYSFFLGAILSIATIAWSVLKTPEIPPSTEELEEINHHKSLPLFDRIKKPFQEITKAIKDMPKFMWKLASVYLFQWYALFIYWQFISPMFQESLGFDKSEALSQAAKMNTTYNISTILFALALVPLALKWGGKKVYIISLFLTAFAILSIPFIKDPILVLVTMILFGIGWAAMMGIPYSMVSKIVPQKRRGVYMGILNMMIVIPMGIQTITFGPIVKNILNNSAVNAILLGGVFFVIAGLLALRLKEPVAEN, from the coding sequence ATGGATACAAAACCAAGACTTTCTTTCTGGCAAATTTTCAACATGAATGTGGGATTCTTGGGAATTCAATTCAGTTTTGGTTTACAGCAAACAGCCATCAATCCTATCTTTTCTTTTTTAGGAGCACATCCTGAAGATTTACCACTATTGAATCTTGCAGGTCCAGTAACAGGATTAATTATTCAACCAATTATTGGTGCCATTTCCGACAAAACTTGGTCACCACGTTTTGGCAGAAGAAAACCGTTCTTTTTGATTGGCGCACTTTTAGGTAGTTTATGCTTATTTGCCTTTCCTTACAGCCCAACTTTATGGTTTGCAGTAGGATTATTATGGATTTTGGATGTTGGAAACAACATGGCAATGGAACCTTATCGTGCATTTGTGGGCGATAAATTACCCAATAACCAATTGAGTTTTGGATATCAAATGCAAAGCTTGTTTGTAGGTGCAGGAATTGTATTGGCAAATGCCTCTATTTTCATTTTTCAAGATTGGTTTTCAACGCCAAATACTATTGATGATTCTCTGAATACCATTCCAACTTGGTTGTATTATTCCTTTTTTTTAGGTGCAATTTTGTCGATTGCAACCATTGCTTGGTCTGTTTTAAAAACTCCAGAAATTCCACCATCAACTGAAGAATTGGAAGAAATCAACCATCATAAATCATTGCCACTTTTTGATCGCATAAAAAAACCTTTTCAAGAAATTACAAAAGCCATCAAAGACATGCCAAAATTTATGTGGAAATTGGCAAGTGTGTATCTTTTTCAATGGTATGCATTGTTTATTTATTGGCAATTTATTTCGCCAATGTTTCAAGAAAGTTTAGGTTTTGACAAATCAGAAGCTTTAAGTCAAGCTGCAAAAATGAATACTACTTATAACATTTCAACCATTTTATTTGCATTGGCTTTGGTTCCTTTAGCACTCAAATGGGGAGGAAAAAAAGTGTACATCATTAGTTTGTTTTTAACAGCTTTTGCTATACTTTCTATTCCTTTTATCAAAGATCCAATCTTAGTTTTAGTGACCATGATTTTATTCGGAATTGGCTGGGCAGCAATGATGGGAATTCCATATTCTATGGTTTCGAAAATTGTTCCTCAAAAAAGAAGAGGCGTTTATATGGGAATTTTAAACATGATGATTGTTATTCCTATGGGAATTCAAACTATAACTTTTGGACCAATTGTAAAAAATATATTAAACAATAGCGCTGTAAATGCCATTTTATTAGGGGGCGTATTTTTCGTAATTGCAGGTCTTTTAGCCTTGCGTTTGAAAGAACCTGTTGCCGAAAATTAA
- a CDS encoding LacI family DNA-binding transcriptional regulator, which produces MVTLKQIAEKLNISITTVSKALKDYPDVSKKTRKLVRETASMLHYKPNSFAVNLRTKESKTIGLIIPEIVHHFFSSVIKGIISQAEKKGYLVITLQSNESYELEKQQIELLLNKRVDGILISLANGTADYKHLSEIIENDTPLVMFDKIAKVVKCSKVIIDDRKAAYKATQHLIDIGCKRIAHFRGPLLPQNSIDRFLGYKQALLDNNISYDSSLVYLLNDMSFEEGKFYANQLLQDHKDVDGIFINTDLVAIGAITEFNKQGIKIPEQINIVGFSNWFMASVISPSLTTINQPGFDMGKKAFKILYKEIKDKKEKKSIVYRDEILETDLVLRESTKN; this is translated from the coding sequence ATGGTAACTCTCAAGCAAATAGCAGAAAAACTAAATATTTCTATTACGACAGTTTCAAAAGCATTGAAAGATTATCCTGATGTGAGTAAAAAAACTCGAAAACTAGTCAGAGAAACAGCTTCTATGTTGCATTATAAACCCAATTCATTTGCTGTAAATTTAAGAACAAAAGAATCAAAAACTATTGGATTAATCATCCCTGAAATTGTGCATCATTTTTTTTCGAGCGTTATCAAAGGTATTATTTCTCAGGCAGAAAAAAAGGGATATTTGGTCATTACGCTGCAATCAAACGAATCGTATGAATTGGAAAAACAACAAATAGAATTGCTTTTAAATAAAAGAGTGGATGGTATCTTAATTTCATTAGCTAATGGCACTGCAGATTACAAACATCTTTCAGAAATTATAGAAAATGATACGCCTTTGGTAATGTTTGATAAAATTGCAAAAGTGGTAAAATGCTCAAAAGTAATTATTGATGATCGAAAAGCTGCATACAAAGCAACTCAACATTTGATTGATATCGGTTGCAAAAGAATCGCACATTTTAGAGGGCCTTTATTGCCTCAAAATTCTATTGACCGTTTTTTAGGTTACAAACAAGCGTTGTTGGATAACAATATTTCATATGATTCCTCTTTAGTGTATTTGTTAAATGACATGAGTTTTGAGGAAGGAAAATTTTATGCAAATCAATTGTTGCAAGACCATAAAGATGTTGACGGAATTTTTATCAACACTGATTTGGTAGCAATTGGTGCCATAACCGAATTCAATAAGCAAGGCATCAAAATTCCTGAGCAAATAAATATAGTTGGGTTTAGCAATTGGTTCATGGCATCAGTAATTTCACCATCACTTACAACCATCAATCAACCTGGATTTGATATGGGAAAAAAAGCATTTAAAATTTTATACAAAGAAATAAAAGATAAAAAAGAAAAAAAGAGCATTGTTTATAGAGACGAAATTTTAGAAACCGATTTAGTACTCAGAGAATCTACTAAGAATTAA
- a CDS encoding carbohydrate kinase family protein translates to MISTTKQIDILCVGEILIDFIGHQQDVLINNTRDYHRYLGGSPTNVAINTARLGLHPMLISTIGNDGFGEYVIKKLREVNVSVDGIKKINHQPTSVIFVSKSKGTPDFIPFRAADFCITENQIPTEILQKSKIFHTTCFALSKKPAQTTILKKAKEAFEIGCKLSIDINYSEKLWESQAEALSIIESYCKYNPLIKISEDDMFRLFEKQLPHETIFKYFHDLNVETVCLTLGQNGVKLSQKNKPIISLPAIKVEKVLDTTGAGDAFWSGFLFAYINQKPIEECLQVALKLAALKLQNVGRLPDNINILSKLL, encoded by the coding sequence TTGATTAGTACTACAAAACAAATTGACATTCTTTGTGTTGGTGAAATCTTAATCGATTTTATTGGACATCAACAGGATGTTTTGATCAATAACACAAGAGACTATCACCGATATTTAGGTGGTTCACCAACCAATGTTGCCATCAATACTGCCAGACTTGGTTTACATCCAATGCTAATTTCAACCATTGGAAATGATGGTTTTGGTGAATATGTTATCAAAAAACTTAGGGAAGTAAATGTTTCCGTTGACGGAATTAAAAAAATAAACCATCAACCAACAAGTGTAATTTTTGTATCAAAATCAAAAGGAACTCCAGATTTTATTCCTTTTCGTGCAGCAGATTTTTGCATCACAGAAAACCAAATTCCGACTGAAATCCTTCAAAAATCAAAAATATTTCATACTACTTGCTTTGCATTGAGTAAAAAACCTGCACAAACAACCATTCTAAAAAAAGCCAAAGAAGCCTTTGAAATTGGCTGCAAACTGAGCATTGACATCAATTATTCAGAAAAATTATGGGAAAGTCAAGCTGAAGCACTGAGCATTATTGAGTCGTATTGTAAATATAATCCCCTTATTAAAATTAGCGAAGATGATATGTTTCGTTTGTTTGAAAAACAATTGCCACATGAAACTATTTTCAAGTATTTTCATGATTTAAATGTGGAAACTGTTTGTTTAACTTTAGGTCAAAATGGCGTTAAATTATCGCAAAAAAACAAACCAATCATCTCATTACCCGCTATAAAAGTCGAAAAAGTATTAGATACAACTGGTGCAGGTGATGCTTTTTGGTCAGGATTTTTATTTGCTTACATCAACCAAAAACCCATTGAAGAATGTCTTCAAGTTGCTTTAAAATTAGCAGCTTTAAAATTGCAAAATGTAGGGAGATTGCCAGACAATATCAATATTCTTTCAAAACTTTTATAA
- a CDS encoding GntR family transcriptional regulator produces the protein MNLQSFHSESKIPKYKQLVASIESSIADGSLKKDDQLPSLNVIKDRFNVSRDTVLTAFNELKNRGIINSVVGKGYYVASENVFIQQKVFVLFDELNSFKEDLYNAFLEQLSSNIQVEIYFHHFNIHTFNNLILNNVGNYTYYVIMPANLNDTHKAISSLPADKVYILDQTNEQLSQYPAIYQNFEKNVYEGLQEGLSLIKKYKKLVLMFDENSQPVGILKGFTAFCNAFELSYIVLPSLKECMPRIGEVYVILDDKNLIRIIKKIKEASLEIAKDVGIISYNDTLLKEVVADGITTISTDFSFMGAKLASMILENSQEKIENPSKLIIRKSV, from the coding sequence ATGAATTTACAATCTTTTCATAGCGAATCAAAAATTCCGAAATACAAACAATTGGTAGCTTCTATAGAATCATCCATTGCAGATGGTTCTTTGAAAAAAGACGATCAATTGCCTTCATTGAATGTAATTAAGGACAGATTCAACGTGTCTAGAGATACAGTTTTGACAGCCTTCAATGAATTGAAAAATAGAGGAATTATCAATTCTGTAGTAGGAAAAGGCTATTATGTGGCTTCCGAAAATGTTTTTATTCAGCAAAAAGTTTTTGTATTGTTTGATGAATTAAATTCGTTTAAAGAGGATTTGTACAATGCATTTTTAGAGCAATTAAGCAGTAATATTCAAGTTGAAATTTATTTTCATCATTTTAATATTCATACGTTCAATAATCTGATTTTGAATAATGTAGGTAATTATACGTATTATGTAATAATGCCAGCAAATCTAAATGATACACACAAAGCCATCAGCAGTTTGCCAGCTGATAAGGTGTATATTTTAGATCAAACCAATGAGCAATTGTCGCAATATCCTGCCATTTATCAAAATTTTGAAAAGAATGTGTATGAAGGTTTGCAAGAAGGTTTATCTCTCATTAAAAAATATAAGAAATTGGTCTTGATGTTTGATGAAAACAGTCAGCCAGTTGGAATTTTAAAGGGTTTTACGGCTTTTTGCAATGCATTTGAGTTGTCTTATATTGTGTTGCCAAGCCTCAAAGAATGCATGCCAAGAATTGGAGAAGTCTATGTGATTTTGGATGATAAAAACTTGATTCGAATCATCAAAAAAATCAAAGAAGCATCACTTGAAATCGCCAAAGATGTAGGCATTATTTCTTATAATGACACTCTTTTAAAGGAAGTAGTTGCAGATGGAATCACTACTATTTCTACTGATTTTAGCTTTATGGGCGCAAAATTAGCAAGTATGATTTTAGAAAATTCTCAAGAAAAAATAGAAAATCCAAGTAAATTAATTATCCGAAAATCAGTTTAA
- the queG gene encoding tRNA epoxyqueuosine(34) reductase QueG has product MKAKYSQFIKQEAKRLGFLACGIAKAEFLEAEAPRLENWLQKGFQGEMKYMENHFDKRLDPRLLVDDAKSVISLSYNYYPEKQQTNDSYKIAKYAYGEDYHFVIKEKLRELLASIQQEIGEVSGRCFVDSAPILERAWAEKAGLGWNGKHSLLIQKQQGSFFFLAELIVDLELEYDQPTNTNHCGSCTKCIDACPTEAILPNNTIDGSKCISYFTIELKDNIPTDFKNKMDDWMFGCDICQDVCPWNRFSTPHQEPLFHPKEEILQFTKRDWEEITEETFQKVFQKSAVKRTKFSGLQRNIQFLKD; this is encoded by the coding sequence ATGAAAGCAAAATATTCCCAATTTATCAAACAAGAAGCCAAACGTTTGGGTTTTTTAGCTTGCGGAATTGCCAAAGCCGAATTTTTAGAAGCTGAAGCACCTCGTTTGGAAAACTGGTTGCAAAAAGGTTTTCAGGGTGAAATGAAATATATGGAAAATCATTTTGACAAGCGTTTAGACCCACGTTTGTTAGTAGATGATGCAAAATCTGTCATTTCACTTTCCTATAATTACTATCCTGAAAAACAGCAAACTAACGATTCTTATAAAATTGCCAAATATGCATATGGTGAAGATTATCATTTTGTCATCAAAGAAAAATTACGAGAATTGTTAGCAAGCATTCAGCAAGAAATTGGCGAAGTTTCAGGTCGTTGTTTTGTAGATTCAGCCCCAATTTTAGAGCGTGCTTGGGCAGAAAAAGCAGGTTTGGGTTGGAACGGAAAACACAGTTTACTGATTCAAAAACAGCAAGGTTCGTTCTTTTTTTTAGCAGAATTGATTGTTGATTTGGAGTTGGAATACGATCAACCAACCAACACCAATCATTGTGGTTCTTGTACAAAATGTATTGATGCTTGCCCAACTGAGGCTATTTTGCCCAACAATACTATAGATGGCAGTAAATGCATTTCGTACTTTACTATTGAATTGAAAGATAACATTCCAACTGATTTTAAAAATAAAATGGATGATTGGATGTTTGGCTGTGACATTTGCCAAGATGTATGTCCTTGGAATCGATTTTCAACACCACATCAAGAGCCTTTATTTCATCCAAAAGAAGAAATTTTGCAATTCACCAAAAGAGATTGGGAAGAAATTACCGAAGAAACTTTTCAAAAAGTATTTCAAAAATCGGCTGTCAAAAGAACAAAATTTTCAGGTTTGCAGCGAAATATTCAGTTTTTAAAAGATTAA
- a CDS encoding TonB-dependent receptor: MKKHLQVRFTVLMLLLLSSTVFFAQSTITGIVKDNNNQAIPGVNIILKGTTLGTTSDFDGNYSIQNVPNGEYTLIASYVGYDNFKKQINVNAKNITVDIIIKENAESLDEIVITGVANPKSKIASSISITTIKPSVIAQSAPRTTAEIFRTIPGIRSESSGGEGNSNIAVRGVPVSSGGSKYVQLQEDGLPVLLFGDMSFATADIFTRFDNSIGRIEAIRGGSASTLSSNSPGAIINLISKTGKQEGGTLGTTFGLDYDSFRTDFDYGAPIAEGLYFHVGGFYRVGEGIRQTGFTADNGGQFKFNLTKEFKNGYVRLYTKFLNDRAVAYLPMPISVSGTNSNPSWNSLQNFSATRGTSHTPFLTQNVGLGANGALRRSDVSDGMNPISKSIGMEASFDLAEGWKINNNGRFSLNSGNFVSPFPAQVATASTIANSFGAGSTLQFANNGAAVSANSLVSRIHMFDVELNNFNNFMNDFKLTKSFDKVDLTLGYFKSTQNISMSWLWNSYLQEVSDSNARLINVFDAANNPLSENGLYAYGTPFWGNLHRNYDTKYNVSAPYANVSIEASDKFNIDASIRFDNGKVDGSFTGGSSREFDVNNDGVISVPEQNVFAVDNANVTAVNYNYNYVSYSLGLNYKLQDNQAIFGRLSRGAAAKGDRILFSGLEYTNSDRINALDFITQAELGYKRGFEKGTLYATLFFANTKEEGGFEATSNSIIENDYKSMGVELEGTYKFSERFDVRGGITYTNASIESGANNGNKPRRQPDFIYSFIPTYAFGKTNQNTFGLSVIGQSKAFAQDNNELIMPGFAIVNSFVNVGITKNLNANLSINNLFDSIGITESEEGSIVENQVNIIRARALPGRSMSLGLTYSF, from the coding sequence ATGAAAAAACATTTACAAGTAAGGTTTACTGTTTTGATGCTACTACTGCTATCATCAACAGTATTTTTTGCACAATCTACCATCACAGGGATTGTGAAAGACAATAACAATCAGGCAATCCCTGGTGTTAATATTATTTTAAAAGGCACAACTTTGGGAACAACTTCCGATTTTGACGGAAATTACAGCATCCAAAATGTGCCAAATGGCGAGTACACATTGATTGCCTCTTACGTTGGTTATGATAATTTTAAAAAACAAATCAACGTTAACGCAAAAAATATTACAGTTGATATCATCATTAAAGAAAACGCAGAATCTTTGGATGAAATTGTAATTACAGGAGTTGCAAATCCGAAATCAAAAATTGCATCAAGTATTTCTATCACTACAATCAAACCCAGTGTTATTGCGCAATCTGCACCAAGAACTACTGCCGAAATTTTTAGAACTATTCCTGGTATTCGTTCAGAATCATCAGGTGGTGAAGGAAACTCGAACATTGCAGTAAGAGGTGTGCCAGTTTCATCTGGTGGATCAAAATATGTTCAGTTACAAGAAGATGGTTTGCCCGTTTTATTATTTGGTGATATGTCTTTTGCAACTGCCGATATTTTTACAAGATTCGATAATAGTATTGGTCGTATTGAGGCTATTAGAGGTGGTTCTGCTTCTACACTTTCATCAAATTCTCCTGGTGCAATTATCAATTTAATCAGCAAAACTGGAAAACAAGAAGGTGGAACTTTAGGTACTACTTTTGGATTGGATTATGATTCTTTTAGAACTGATTTTGATTATGGAGCTCCTATTGCTGAAGGTTTGTATTTTCATGTTGGTGGTTTTTATAGAGTGGGTGAAGGCATCAGACAAACTGGTTTTACAGCTGACAATGGAGGACAATTTAAATTCAATTTAACCAAAGAATTTAAAAATGGTTATGTAAGATTGTACACGAAATTTTTAAATGACAGAGCAGTTGCGTATTTGCCAATGCCAATTTCAGTTTCTGGCACCAATAGCAATCCCTCTTGGAATAGTTTGCAAAACTTTAGCGCAACAAGAGGTACCTCTCACACACCATTTTTAACTCAAAATGTGGGTCTTGGAGCTAATGGAGCTTTGCGTAGATCAGATGTTTCTGACGGAATGAATCCTATCTCAAAATCGATTGGAATGGAAGCTTCTTTTGATTTGGCTGAAGGATGGAAAATCAATAATAATGGTCGTTTTTCTTTAAATAGCGGAAACTTTGTTTCTCCATTCCCTGCACAAGTTGCAACTGCATCAACCATTGCAAATTCATTTGGAGCGGGTTCTACTTTGCAATTTGCAAATAACGGAGCTGCAGTTTCTGCAAATAGTTTGGTATCAAGAATTCACATGTTTGATGTGGAGTTGAACAACTTCAATAATTTTATGAATGACTTTAAATTGACCAAATCTTTTGATAAAGTTGATCTTACTTTAGGATATTTTAAATCTACACAAAACATTTCTATGTCTTGGTTATGGAATTCTTATTTGCAAGAAGTTAGTGATAGCAATGCACGATTAATCAACGTGTTTGATGCTGCTAACAATCCATTAAGTGAAAACGGATTGTATGCTTATGGCACACCATTTTGGGGGAATTTACATAGAAATTACGACACCAAATACAATGTTTCTGCACCTTATGCAAATGTTTCTATTGAGGCATCAGACAAATTTAATATTGATGCTAGTATTCGTTTTGATAACGGAAAAGTGGATGGTTCGTTTACAGGAGGTTCATCTAGAGAGTTTGATGTAAACAATGATGGCGTAATTTCTGTTCCTGAGCAAAATGTTTTTGCAGTTGACAACGCAAATGTAACTGCTGTAAATTACAATTATAACTATGTTTCTTATTCTTTGGGTTTGAACTATAAATTACAAGACAATCAAGCTATTTTTGGACGTTTGAGTAGAGGTGCTGCTGCAAAAGGAGATCGTATTTTATTCTCAGGATTGGAATACACAAATAGCGACAGAATCAACGCACTCGATTTTATCACACAAGCTGAATTAGGTTACAAAAGAGGTTTCGAAAAAGGAACTTTATATGCTACCTTGTTTTTTGCAAATACCAAAGAAGAAGGTGGTTTTGAAGCAACATCAAACAGTATCATAGAAAATGATTACAAATCTATGGGTGTTGAATTGGAAGGAACATATAAATTTTCTGAAAGATTTGATGTTAGAGGTGGTATAACATACACAAATGCATCAATAGAATCAGGAGCTAACAATGGAAACAAACCAAGAAGACAGCCTGATTTTATCTATAGTTTTATCCCAACTTATGCCTTTGGAAAAACAAATCAAAACACCTTTGGATTGAGTGTAATTGGACAAAGCAAAGCTTTTGCTCAAGACAATAATGAATTGATTATGCCTGGTTTTGCCATCGTAAATAGTTTTGTAAACGTTGGGATTACTAAAAATTTAAACGCAAATCTTTCAATAAACAACTTGTTTGATAGTATTGGAATAACAGAATCTGAAGAAGGAAGCATTGTTGAAAATCAAGTAAACATCATCAGAGCAAGAGCATTGCCTGGACGTTCTATGTCATTAGGTTTAACATACAGTTTTTAA
- a CDS encoding glycosidase, whose product MIHQHHIESIPNGVMFNAYPDSIGHRLSDTIKMFQLPDFKEVFSLFYILPTFFNSDLDRGFSIIDYNLNPDLVSEQDLKALQELNIMLKFDIVLNHLSVASPQFQDLLQNGEHSKFKDFFINWNSFWEGKGIKNEDGIIVPEESYLKKLFMRKSGLPILKVPFPDGSEQPYWNTFYQEIQYQKITIDDLKHLKELDVKNAVSLCVKVNQLIENKQDITTFDFNEFNDYKTQILQIIHQKRTFLGQMDVNAKSELVWDFYEKTLAKVANFGCKILRLDAFAYLHKEIGQSNFFNKPGTWNYLERIKKIAAKNNLTVLPEIHAEYGLNLHDEVAKEGYQIYDFFLPGLMIHTLEKGSNKALLKWAAEIIEKGYKTVNMLGCHDGIPVLDLKGKEANGKYNKGLLADEEIEFVMETILQRGGKVKNLYDAAGNKISYYQINATFFSALGENEDKLVLARALQLFMPGIPQVWYLDLFAGKNNYEAANKGGSSSHKEINRTTLSLSEIENGLKREVVTKQLQLMRLRNTSKAFSGKMTVHNSKENEIYISWTNENCIAKLQANLSDFSFRISHSENNISTELIF is encoded by the coding sequence ATGATACACCAACATCACATAGAATCCATTCCAAATGGTGTCATGTTCAATGCATATCCTGATAGTATTGGTCATAGATTAAGCGATACTATTAAAATGTTTCAACTGCCAGATTTCAAAGAGGTGTTTTCTTTATTTTACATTTTGCCCACATTTTTTAACAGTGATTTGGATAGGGGTTTTTCAATTATTGATTACAATTTGAATCCTGATTTGGTTTCTGAACAAGATTTAAAAGCCCTGCAAGAACTGAATATCATGCTAAAGTTTGATATTGTTTTAAATCATTTGTCTGTTGCCTCGCCTCAATTTCAAGACTTATTACAAAATGGTGAACACTCTAAATTCAAAGATTTTTTCATCAATTGGAATAGCTTTTGGGAAGGAAAAGGAATTAAAAATGAAGATGGAATTATTGTTCCAGAAGAAAGCTATCTCAAAAAATTATTCATGAGAAAATCGGGTCTTCCCATTTTAAAAGTCCCATTTCCTGATGGATCTGAACAACCATATTGGAATACTTTTTACCAAGAAATTCAATACCAAAAAATTACTATTGACGATTTAAAACATCTTAAAGAATTGGATGTTAAAAATGCAGTATCACTCTGTGTAAAAGTGAATCAACTTATTGAAAATAAGCAAGATATAACTACTTTTGATTTCAACGAATTTAATGATTACAAGACCCAAATTTTACAAATCATTCATCAAAAAAGAACCTTTTTAGGGCAAATGGATGTCAATGCAAAATCCGAATTGGTTTGGGATTTTTACGAAAAAACTTTAGCAAAAGTTGCCAACTTTGGATGCAAAATTTTACGTTTAGATGCTTTTGCTTATTTGCACAAAGAAATAGGACAATCAAACTTTTTCAATAAACCTGGCACTTGGAATTATCTTGAGAGAATAAAAAAGATTGCTGCCAAAAACAATCTGACTGTTTTACCAGAAATTCATGCAGAATATGGATTGAATTTGCATGATGAAGTTGCCAAAGAAGGATATCAAATTTACGATTTCTTTTTACCTGGTTTAATGATTCATACTTTAGAAAAAGGATCAAATAAAGCTCTTTTAAAATGGGCTGCAGAAATTATTGAAAAAGGCTATAAAACAGTAAACATGCTGGGTTGTCATGACGGAATTCCTGTGCTAGATTTAAAAGGAAAAGAGGCAAATGGCAAGTATAATAAGGGTTTGTTGGCAGATGAAGAAATTGAATTTGTAATGGAAACGATCTTACAAAGAGGTGGAAAAGTCAAAAATTTATACGACGCAGCTGGAAATAAAATTTCATATTATCAAATAAATGCTACTTTTTTCAGTGCACTTGGCGAAAATGAAGACAAATTAGTGTTGGCAAGAGCCTTGCAACTCTTTATGCCTGGCATTCCACAAGTCTGGTATTTGGATTTGTTTGCAGGAAAAAACAACTACGAAGCTGCTAATAAAGGCGGATCAAGTTCTCACAAAGAAATTAACAGAACTACACTTAGTTTATCAGAAATTGAAAACGGATTGAAAAGAGAAGTGGTCACAAAACAGCTTCAATTAATGCGATTGCGAAATACTTCCAAAGCGTTTTCAGGAAAAATGACCGTTCATAATTCAAAAGAAAATGAAATTTACATTTCTTGGACAAATGAAAATTGTATTGCAAAACTCCAGGCAAACCTTAGTGATTTTTCATTTAGAATTTCACATTCTGAAAATAATATTTCTACAGAGTTGATTTTTTAA
- a CDS encoding aldose 1-epimerase, producing the protein MYTIHSQKVENNEHLILENASKTSKVIISLQEGARIASLIFEGKTIIKEVHDFSYADSYAASILFPFVSRIENGKYQFDGKNYQLDCNQAGINALHGLVYNKTFSIVNQEITDENAAVTMSYKENNPPKGFPFTYELQLTYTLSEKGLSIHIKATNLDEVSFPFTVGWHPYFYTNHLQDAVVKFNSHQQVAFDEKLITKELIPFKNEGDFTIKNKQLDDCFVMNDDTIEFITPEYQLKITSDVAQNYLQMYTPPHKTLIAIEPMTGISNSFNNQIGLQVLAPSETYEITWNLSII; encoded by the coding sequence GTGTACACAATTCATTCGCAAAAAGTAGAGAATAATGAGCATTTGATTCTAGAAAATGCCTCAAAAACAAGCAAAGTCATCATTTCTTTGCAAGAAGGAGCAAGAATAGCATCCTTAATTTTTGAAGGTAAAACCATCATAAAAGAAGTACACGATTTTTCATATGCTGATTCGTATGCAGCTTCTATTTTATTTCCTTTTGTAAGCAGAATTGAAAATGGCAAGTATCAATTTGATGGCAAAAATTATCAATTAGATTGCAATCAAGCAGGTATTAATGCTTTGCATGGATTGGTTTATAACAAAACTTTTTCAATTGTAAATCAAGAAATTACTGATGAAAATGCTGCAGTAACAATGTCTTACAAAGAAAACAATCCACCAAAAGGATTTCCTTTTACATACGAGTTACAATTGACTTATACACTTTCCGAAAAAGGCTTGTCAATTCATATCAAAGCAACCAATTTAGATGAGGTTTCATTTCCGTTTACAGTTGGTTGGCATCCGTATTTTTATACGAATCATTTGCAAGATGCTGTTGTGAAATTCAATAGTCATCAACAAGTGGCTTTTGATGAAAAATTGATTACGAAAGAATTGATTCCGTTTAAAAACGAAGGAGATTTTACCATCAAAAACAAACAATTAGATGATTGTTTTGTGATGAATGATGATACTATTGAATTTATTACACCAGAATATCAGCTAAAAATCACTTCGGATGTTGCTCAGAATTATCTACAAATGTACACACCACCTCACAAAACATTGATTGCTATTGAGCCTATGACTGGGATTTCTAATAGTTTTAACAATCAAATAGGATTACAGGTTTTAGCACCATCAGAAACCTACGAAATCACTTGGAATTTATCAATCATTTAA